Part of the Paenibacillus guangzhouensis genome is shown below.
CAGGCTTAGCTTTCATTTTCTCCAGATAATGTTCAGGAACGCTTCCCGAATCGCTCACCGTTACGCCTTCGATTTCTGTCTCTTCGTTTTCTTTCAAATTTGTACCCATTACGGTCTCATAGATGTCAGAGAACAATTCGAAATTGTCCGTGTACACTGAGATGCATTTCATGTCATTTCATCCTCTTCTTTGTTAGATTGCTTTAATCCTTATCTTTCCTTACTTGGATAGGTTTCATACGTTTTTTACCTTCACGGCAAATGCTGAGTAACGGACAACTTTCACATTTCGGGTTCTGCGCTTTGCAGTGATATCGACCGAAAAATATGAGTCTATGATGCGTTAACGTCCATTCTTCCTCCGGTACGCGGCGCATCAATTTTTTCTCCACTTCAAGCACGGAATCCTTCCAATTCGCAAGACCAAGTCGTTTGGATACACGTTCAACATGTGTATCCACAGCGATCGCCGGAACATCAAAAGCGTTCGACATGACGACATTCGCTGTCTTTCGACCCACACCTGGGAGCTCCACAAGCTTCTCATGCGCTTTGGGCACTTCGCCATTATAACGCTCTAGTAGCATCATGCACAAGTGTTGAATGTGTTTTGCTTTACTCCGAAATAATCCAATCCGGCGAATATCTTGCTCTAATTCTTCAATAGGCACCGCGATATAGTCCTCAGGCTTCTTATATTTCTGGAACAAATTCACAGTTACCTTATTCACCGTCTCATCCGTACACTGCGCTGACAGCAGTACGGCGATTACGAGTTCGAACGGATTTGAATGATTCAATTCACAATGCGCATCAGGGAACATTTCACCAATGGTATCCAGTATATGCCTCACGGTCGCGTTATTCATCCCTCATTCATCCCTTCTCATTGAACATAAAACCGCCTTGACGCGGGGCTACCACATCAAGACGGTCATACAGATGCAGCCTAAGGTAATTTAAAAAGACCTCTTTTGATCTCGAAGCATTACATACAGCCAAATCGACATCGAATCTTGATTTCACCCTCGAAATCCGGTACTCATGTAGGTTTCTCCTACACTCTGTTCCTCTAAAAGTTTTTCGAAGAAAAACTCGCTACGGAAGCATACACCCTTCAGCTTCAATCAACCTTCTCGAACCTGAAAAGTTGTCTTTTTAAATTTGATTAAATTCCTACAATTTCTCAATCTCAATGACTTGATTATTGTTGAAGACGAGGATAATCTGATCCCCTTCTGTTAAGGACTGCAGATTCAGCAAAGAATCGCCTTTATGCACATACACATTCGTCACGAAATTGAACTTATAGTTGTTATCGGATAACGATGCGCGTTGCACATAAATTTCATTGGACGAAGCAGTGTAGCGGTTAAATTTGCGGCTGAGCGTATCCAAGACACGTACCACCGTATTTCCATCCGCATCAAGACGCACTTCGACACGATCTGATGTCGATAAGCTATTAATGTTCGTACTGATCGCTTGATTGCGAACAATCTGATAATTCGCCGTCAGTTTCATTTCTTTCTTCTGACCGGAGAAGTCTTTCAGCGTAATTTTGGCGTTCGCCGCATCAATAGATTCCACTTTACCATAAGTGAGTGTTACTTTGCGAACCAATTCTGGAACATTTCCTGAAAAATTCACATTTACGATTTGGCCTTGCGCAAAATCCGATGCTTTGAGCACTGCACCGTTCTCGTCTAGCAAAGCTACCCCATCATTTACTTGTTCGATATATCCTGTGCTTGATTTAATTTTTAGCATATTTTTGCTTGCGTCGACAGAGTAAACTTCGAATTGCGCTTGGGATTTGATCGAGATGCGCCCAACTTTATCCTGCGTCGTACGAAGCTGCGCCGAGATCATATCGCCAACTTTCACATCCGACAGCGATGTCCCTGTACTCTTACCATAGACGAATACGACAGCTGAGCTATCATACGACAAGGTCATTGTCTGACCTGCATCCGTTAGAAGCGTTAGCGTCTGTTTCCATGTATCAAGGCTAAGCAGCTTCCCGTCGTATTTATATACTTTTTGCAGCGTTAGTACTTTATCGCCAAGAACCGTCAGATTGACTTTTGTCTTCTCAGGAAGCTGTGCCTCAAGGTCTTTCAGGGTAACATTTCCTGTGCCAAAATCAAATTTCGTCGTATCTGTCACATAGAAGGAGAATGCTTTGCCCTTCGCGTTCGTTGCAGTCAACAATTGCAGCTTCGTATTATAACCCGCGACCGTTAATTCCTGCATCTGCTCCATTTTACGGCCAACCACTTGAATTTTGGAAATCCGATCATCCGGCGTAATCGTCATTTCGATCACGTCGCCGTTCGTATCATCTGCGATCAGGTCAGCAATTGTAGGCGTCTTGATGCCGTCTACGACGACTTCAACTTTGTCTGCAAGGAGATTTACTTCCGGACGGGAAGTCCCTTCCTTCACGTAGGTAACGAGTTTGTTCGCCGTGCTGATGTTGATCAAGGTACCGCGGACGGTTCTTGCGCTCGTCTGCTTCACTTCGAGCTGTGTCACTTGGCCGTTCTTCACGACATAGGAGATCACGTCGTTGACTTTGACTTCCGACAAGCTCTTCAGGATTTGATCCTGGTAGAGCAACATCGCATCCGACGAGAGCGTCAATGTCTCTTCCACATTCGATGCATCTCTCACCTTAAAGCTCTGCTTGGCAACATCAATTGCCGTTATCGTACCAGCGCCTGATTTATTCACGGGAGCCGATTTCACTTGTACTAATACGACTTTCTTCTGTCCAGAGAATGTCTCACGTTTAATATCTAATGTACTATCTGGCGCAAGATCCTTCGCAGAGATGGCTTTACCATTCTGATCCAAGAATGCGGTTCCTGCATCAAAATCATAGGTCACATAATCATCGCTGCTGAGCACCGTAAATTTCGTGCCTGTGCTGTGTAAGCGTTGGAATTTACCCTCAACGGACTCGAGCTGGATCTTCGAATCGATCACCTCAACATAACCTGCTGTGCCTTGCGTATCAATGACTTTGACTTTCGTATAGGCTTGTACTGTTGATGCGGGTACCGAAGTCTCGGAATCTGCTGTGTAGTAGGAAGTTCCTTTGAGGGTGAAATTATGAATTTTGCCATCTTCCCCATATAGACTAAGATTCGAATCCGTCAAATTCGTAATAACACCTTGATATACATTGTCATACTGGATGTTCGTATGTTGATCCCCACGGCTGAAGAACGTCGCTAATTGCGCGCGAGTGACGTTACCCGCAGGATTGAATTTATTGCCTTCCATCCCGGTTGTCAGCTTCAAATCAAGGGCTACGTTAATATAGCCTAACATCGAAGGCGAGATCTTGCTGTTATCGGCAAACGTCGTCGCTTTATTCATCGCGAGCTTCGCTTCCGCTTGCTTATTCAAAGCACGCACGAGAATTTTCGTAATCCATTCACGCGATGCTTTTTTCGAACCCCATGCCTCTTTGGAACCGGATGGCGTCATTTCTTCATTTTTGTCCAGAAGTCCTTTGGAGAAGGCTAGCGCAACATAAGGCTTGAAGTAGTTGTCAACAACGAATCCGCTCTGGAATGCGACTGAGTTCGTTGTATCCACTTCTTTCTCCAGATTCATATAGCGAATCGCCATCGTTACCGCTTCTTGTTGGGTAACCGGATCATTCGGTCTGAATTTCCCGTTGTTCCCAAGTAGAATTTTCTCAAGCGCTAGCTTCGTAATATGCTTCTCTGCCCAGAACCCGCTCTTCACATCGCTGAACAAGGCGCTTCCGCTGCCTACGGATGTATTGGAGGACCCTGTCCCTGTATTTCCTGCATTATTGGTGCTGTTGGTATTTCCGGTGTTGCTTGTGTTGCTTGTGTTGCTTGTGTTATTGGTGTTGCTCGTTCCTGTATTTTCTTTATTTGTACTTGATGTCGAATTATCTTTGCTATTCGATGTTGACGTAGATGATGTATTCCCGTTTGCTGGCGTGACTGCCGCATATGCACTTCCTGCCGCACCAAATACGAGAACCGCTGATAGAAACAGCGTGACGAACTTTTTAGACATGATGTGACTCCTCTCTCTATGTAACCTATTAAAAAACGCTAAGGATAATAAATTCAACAAAGAAGCAGGAAGATCCTGCTTCTTTATCTTAATTTCTGCTAAAAGGATGCTCTAATTCGACATGACCCATCAATGTATCGACAGATTGGCCTTCGACAAGAATATCCACGGTTTTTACTTCATCGAACTGAAAGCTTGTCTTAAGCACCGCTTGCAGCGCCAGATCTTCCCCCGATGCGCCAAGATGCGCGTTCTCCGGGATTTTCACATCCACGGTTAATGCACCATCATCGCTAAGCGTTGCTGACAGAAATTCCGATTGATCCCACAGTGCAATCAGCTTCTCGTCATCCGCATGCTGCAACGTCTTGAGTGCTGCAAGGTACTTGTCCTTCACGTCCGTGAATTTAATCTCTTTGTCCTGCGGCACGAGATTCAAGATTTGATCGTCCGTGTAGAATGACTGAATCTTCAACGTCTGTTCAGCCGGCTGCTCAACCTGCGGTTTATCGCCTGGCTTCGGATCGGCTGACTTCTGTCCGCATCCTGCTGCAATGGCTATCGTTAATAATAATGCGCTAAGTACTAGAATCGTTTTTTTCAACTTTCTCACCTCGTATTAGGACTGTAATCCCAAATATTGTTTAATCCCATCTTTAATGGATTGGGCCACACGATACTGGAAGTCTTCCTTGTAGAGAGCCGATTCATCTGTTGCATTCGTTAAATAACCTACCTCTAGCAAACATGCCGGCATATTCGTCTCACGTGTCACATGCAGACTTTGCTTGCGTACGCCTCGGTCCGGGAGTCCGGTGCCTTTTACAAGGTTGTTGTGCATCACTTGCGCAAATGCCTTACTCTCATCATCTCGGGAATAATACGTCTCCGTACCACTGATCGACGACTTGTTAATACTGTTCGCATGGATCGATACAAATAAGTTCGCTTGATGCTGCTTCGCAAACGCAACACGATCTTTAAGTTCCAAGAACGTATCGTCTGTACGTGTGAGAATAATCTCTACGTCAGGATCGTTCTTGAACACTTCTGCCACCTTCAGCGCCTGTGCAAGATTAAAATCCTTCTCATTCCGCTTATTAAGGCTGATAGCTCCAGGATCCTTCGCACCATGCCCTGCATCAATCACAACGATATATTTGCCAGAGTGCGGAGGCTGCGTTCCAGGATCCGTTCCTGTGCCCGGGTCTGTCGTCCCACCGTCGTTCAAATCAACTACCACGGTGTTCGGATCCTTCGTCGTAGAGACGGAGAAATTCTGGCTCTTCTTCATGTCAATCACGACCCGAATGGTTGCTGGACTGTCACTGTATTGCGAGTAACGAATTTTATTGACCACCGGATGATCTTGAACGATGAACTCCGCTTGCCCGTTCGATGAGAAATTCTGCGTGGTATTGAAAGCCTCCGAGAACTTCGCGTTCGGAATATCAACGACGATGCGATCAGGACTTGTCAGCCGCTGCTGCGTTGGCTTCAGGTCACCTTTGCTGACGCCAATAATTAATCGATTGTCTTCAAAGGACATCGTCTGGATCTCGGACAAATCTTCGTTCTTCGAACCGTTGCCTGCGTTACCATTATTCGAAGAATTGTTCCCTTCGTCTTTGGTTCCATCCCCTGTTGTACCGCCTGGATCCGGTTCCGGTTTGGTTACTGGCGGCTTCGGTTCTGTCACTTCAGACCCGGCATCCGATGTGAAGAGATAGACTGATTTCGTCTCATTCTCCCAGTTTACTACAAGCCCCATCGTCTCGCCAACGAAACGCAGTGGAACGAGCGTTGTATCCGACTTGATCATAGGTGCTACATCGAGGTTGACTTTCTTGCCATCTACTGTCGCCCATTTCTGGGACACTACGAGTTGTATTGTCTTCTTGTCATTATGTATAGTTACCGTGCGCGTCTTCTTATCCCAGTCTACCTGGAAGCCAAGCTCCTCAACGACGACACGAATTGGAATCATTGTCGTACTCTTAACCATCTGCGTTTCTGCGGACGGCGAGAGTGACACACCATTGAGATACAAATGTAATCCCGCACTCGCATGACTCAGACTCGGTAACGTGAACAACATCAAACAAAAAAACATCAAAGTACCAATTTTCTTCATCCTTCACCCCTGCTTTTCATAGATTTACTTGCGTGAACATACGGCATCGAACCTACGACACCTAACCACATGATTAGACGTCTATAAATCTACAAAAGTTGCGCTAAGTCGACAAAAAAACAAGCTTCAATCCCTTATCTGCAAAGGAATTGAAGCCCTTCCAAAATATTTAAATTAATTTAAGGCTGTAATCCGAGATAGACATAAATTCCGTCTCTAATCGATTGCGCAACACGATTCTGGAACTCATCCGAGAATAACGCTGTTTCATCCGTTAGATTCGATAGATAGCCGACCTCCAGCAGTACAGCCGGCATCGTCGTCTCTCGTGTCACATGCAAACTCTTCTGACGAACACCGCGATCTGGCAGCTGCGT
Proteins encoded:
- a CDS encoding NAD/NADP transhydrogenase alpha subunit, whose protein sequence is MKCISVYTDNFELFSDIYETVMGTNLKENEETEIEGVTVSDSGSVPEHYLEKMKAKPEVVVMKVKAGNITILQHGKVFEIFIPEEQNMVH
- the nth gene encoding endonuclease III, which translates into the protein MNNATVRHILDTIGEMFPDAHCELNHSNPFELVIAVLLSAQCTDETVNKVTVNLFQKYKKPEDYIAVPIEELEQDIRRIGLFRSKAKHIQHLCMMLLERYNGEVPKAHEKLVELPGVGRKTANVVMSNAFDVPAIAVDTHVERVSKRLGLANWKDSVLEVEKKLMRRVPEEEWTLTHHRLIFFGRYHCKAQNPKCESCPLLSICREGKKRMKPIQVRKDKD
- a CDS encoding S-layer homology domain-containing protein, whose translation is MSKKFVTLFLSAVLVFGAAGSAYAAVTPANGNTSSTSTSNSKDNSTSSTNKENTGTSNTNNTSNTSNTSNTGNTNSTNNAGNTGTGSSNTSVGSGSALFSDVKSGFWAEKHITKLALEKILLGNNGKFRPNDPVTQQEAVTMAIRYMNLEKEVDTTNSVAFQSGFVVDNYFKPYVALAFSKGLLDKNEEMTPSGSKEAWGSKKASREWITKILVRALNKQAEAKLAMNKATTFADNSKISPSMLGYINVALDLKLTTGMEGNKFNPAGNVTRAQLATFFSRGDQHTNIQYDNVYQGVITNLTDSNLSLYGEDGKIHNFTLKGTSYYTADSETSVPASTVQAYTKVKVIDTQGTAGYVEVIDSKIQLESVEGKFQRLHSTGTKFTVLSSDDYVTYDFDAGTAFLDQNGKAISAKDLAPDSTLDIKRETFSGQKKVVLVQVKSAPVNKSGAGTITAIDVAKQSFKVRDASNVEETLTLSSDAMLLYQDQILKSLSEVKVNDVISYVVKNGQVTQLEVKQTSARTVRGTLINISTANKLVTYVKEGTSRPEVNLLADKVEVVVDGIKTPTIADLIADDTNGDVIEMTITPDDRISKIQVVGRKMEQMQELTVAGYNTKLQLLTATNAKGKAFSFYVTDTTKFDFGTGNVTLKDLEAQLPEKTKVNLTVLGDKVLTLQKVYKYDGKLLSLDTWKQTLTLLTDAGQTMTLSYDSSAVVFVYGKSTGTSLSDVKVGDMISAQLRTTQDKVGRISIKSQAQFEVYSVDASKNMLKIKSSTGYIEQVNDGVALLDENGAVLKASDFAQGQIVNVNFSGNVPELVRKVTLTYGKVESIDAANAKITLKDFSGQKKEMKLTANYQIVRNQAISTNINSLSTSDRVEVRLDADGNTVVRVLDTLSRKFNRYTASSNEIYVQRASLSDNNYKFNFVTNVYVHKGDSLLNLQSLTEGDQIILVFNNNQVIEIEKL
- a CDS encoding GerMN domain-containing protein, which encodes MKKTILVLSALLLTIAIAAGCGQKSADPKPGDKPQVEQPAEQTLKIQSFYTDDQILNLVPQDKEIKFTDVKDKYLAALKTLQHADDEKLIALWDQSEFLSATLSDDGALTVDVKIPENAHLGASGEDLALQAVLKTSFQFDEVKTVDILVEGQSVDTLMGHVELEHPFSRN
- a CDS encoding N-acetylmuramoyl-L-alanine amidase family protein translates to MLFTLPSLSHASAGLHLYLNGVSLSPSAETQMVKSTTMIPIRVVVEELGFQVDWDKKTRTVTIHNDKKTIQLVVSQKWATVDGKKVNLDVAPMIKSDTTLVPLRFVGETMGLVVNWENETKSVYLFTSDAGSEVTEPKPPVTKPEPDPGGTTGDGTKDEGNNSSNNGNAGNGSKNEDLSEIQTMSFEDNRLIIGVSKGDLKPTQQRLTSPDRIVVDIPNAKFSEAFNTTQNFSSNGQAEFIVQDHPVVNKIRYSQYSDSPATIRVVIDMKKSQNFSVSTTKDPNTVVVDLNDGGTTDPGTGTDPGTQPPHSGKYIVVIDAGHGAKDPGAISLNKRNEKDFNLAQALKVAEVFKNDPDVEIILTRTDDTFLELKDRVAFAKQHQANLFVSIHANSINKSSISGTETYYSRDDESKAFAQVMHNNLVKGTGLPDRGVRKQSLHVTRETNMPACLLEVGYLTNATDESALYKEDFQYRVAQSIKDGIKQYLGLQS